A genomic window from Aurantimicrobium photophilum includes:
- a CDS encoding DUF4287 domain-containing protein, with amino-acid sequence MTEKVQGPASYFPSIEKKYGQPIDHWMSQLDAVKDQKHMDQVNYLKTEHGMGHGHANAIVAVYRVNNGL; translated from the coding sequence ATGACTGAAAAAGTTCAAGGCCCCGCTTCCTACTTCCCCTCGATCGAGAAGAAGTATGGTCAACCCATTGATCACTGGATGAGCCAGCTTGATGCTGTGAAAGATCAGAAGCACATGGACCAGGTGAACTACCTCAAGACCGAACACGGCATGGGTCACGGTCACGCCAATGCGATTGTTGCTGTTTATCGCGTAAACAACGGTCTCTAA
- the nadA gene encoding quinolinate synthase NadA, whose translation MNPTASVNDRIQLIAAGKSDESTCSPSLAKGPWEFDKGTPGYGPGASMGDVIPTGSPVQGGLPEEYKTATNDELHARIRAAKETLGDKVVILGHFYQRDEIVQHADYLGDSFQLAVAAKGRPEAEAIVFCGVHFMAETADILSNDNQKVILPNLAAGCSMADMADIDSVTQCWEQLEELYGTEPDEQGRVPVIPVTYMNSSAALKGFCGEHGGIVCTSSNAATVLEWAFERGQRVLFFPDQHLGRNTAKAMGIPVEQMPLWWGRKPLGGNTAEELTDAKVILWNGFCSVHKRFTVEQIEKARAEYPGVRVIVHPESPMAVVDASDEYGSTDYIRKAVEAATEPTTFAIGTEINMVQRLAAQHPEHTIFCLDPVVCPCSTMYRIHPGYLAWVLERLVAGEVVNQITVDESVAEPARVALERMLAAKPAN comes from the coding sequence ATGAACCCGACCGCCTCGGTCAACGACCGCATCCAGCTCATTGCCGCTGGCAAGAGCGACGAGAGCACCTGCTCCCCTTCGCTAGCCAAGGGCCCGTGGGAATTCGACAAGGGCACCCCGGGCTATGGCCCAGGTGCATCCATGGGTGATGTCATCCCCACCGGTTCTCCAGTGCAGGGTGGCTTGCCTGAGGAATACAAGACCGCGACCAACGACGAACTCCACGCACGCATCCGCGCCGCTAAAGAGACTCTCGGCGACAAGGTCGTGATCCTGGGTCACTTCTACCAGCGCGATGAGATTGTGCAGCACGCCGACTACCTCGGAGACTCCTTCCAGCTGGCTGTTGCAGCTAAGGGGCGCCCCGAAGCTGAAGCCATCGTGTTCTGCGGTGTTCACTTCATGGCCGAGACCGCAGACATTCTCTCCAACGACAACCAGAAGGTCATCCTGCCTAACCTGGCAGCTGGCTGCTCCATGGCAGATATGGCTGACATTGACTCCGTCACTCAGTGCTGGGAACAGCTCGAGGAACTCTATGGCACCGAGCCAGATGAGCAGGGTCGCGTTCCTGTCATCCCTGTGACCTACATGAACTCCTCTGCAGCTCTCAAGGGATTCTGCGGTGAGCACGGCGGTATCGTCTGCACGTCCTCTAACGCAGCAACCGTACTGGAGTGGGCTTTTGAACGTGGTCAGCGTGTGCTGTTCTTCCCCGACCAGCACTTAGGCCGCAACACCGCCAAGGCCATGGGTATCCCCGTTGAGCAGATGCCTCTGTGGTGGGGACGCAAGCCGCTTGGTGGCAACACCGCAGAAGAACTCACTGACGCCAAGGTCATTCTCTGGAATGGTTTCTGCTCAGTTCACAAGCGCTTCACCGTGGAACAGATCGAGAAGGCACGTGCGGAATACCCCGGCGTGCGCGTGATTGTTCACCCCGAAAGCCCTATGGCTGTCGTGGATGCCTCAGATGAATACGGTTCCACCGACTACATCCGCAAGGCCGTGGAAGCAGCCACCGAGCCCACCACCTTCGCCATTGGCACGGAGATCAATATGGTGCAGCGCCTGGCTGCGCAGCACCCCGAGCACACCATCTTCTGTCTCGACCCCGTTGTCTGCCCTTGCTCCACGATGTATCGCATCCACCCCGGCTACCTCGCCTGGGTGCTCGAGCGCCTTGTCGCGGGTGAAGTAGTCAATCAGATCACAGTCGATGAGTCTGTGGCTGAACCAGCACGCGTTGCACTCGAGAGGATGTTGGCTGCTAAGCCAGCAAACTAA
- a CDS encoding iron chaperone has product MSTAEIDAYIAAQPEPQRSTLEHLRKQILTVIPEAEQCISYAMPGFRVNGKVVAGFASYKKHIGYYPHSGQVFGVMMDDLAGYVVSEKGGGVQFPIDKAVPDALIEKLIAVRMSQAFPHA; this is encoded by the coding sequence ATGTCAACGGCTGAAATTGACGCCTATATTGCGGCGCAACCAGAGCCTCAGCGCTCCACGCTTGAGCACTTACGCAAACAGATCCTGACTGTCATTCCAGAGGCGGAGCAGTGCATTTCTTATGCAATGCCAGGTTTCCGGGTGAACGGCAAGGTTGTTGCCGGTTTTGCTTCGTATAAGAAACACATCGGCTATTACCCTCACTCTGGGCAAGTCTTTGGCGTCATGATGGATGACCTGGCTGGCTATGTCGTCTCTGAAAAGGGTGGTGGGGTGCAATTCCCCATTGATAAGGCTGTGCCAGACGCTTTGATTGAGAAGCTCATTGCCGTGCGCATGAGCCAGGCTTTCCCTCACGCCTAG
- a CDS encoding helix-turn-helix domain-containing protein, whose protein sequence is MNGKVIHSIETRIEAAKLFDAGFGYKAVAAHLGLNLDSVRHWQDRYLQGRLLDSTVMGKKFYPPELKVAAVEKFLAGASKTDVLAEFEISNRGMLTKWVSAYREGGPSVFYEKAKGRPRKDSRPETLEERLAFLEMENEILKKWVALAQEEDRRLSGL, encoded by the coding sequence ATGAATGGCAAGGTTATTCATTCAATCGAAACCCGCATCGAAGCTGCAAAGCTTTTCGATGCGGGTTTTGGCTATAAAGCTGTTGCGGCGCATTTGGGGTTGAATCTGGATTCGGTCCGGCATTGGCAGGATCGTTATTTGCAGGGTCGACTTTTAGACTCAACAGTTATGGGAAAGAAGTTCTATCCGCCAGAGCTCAAGGTTGCTGCGGTTGAGAAGTTTCTTGCTGGCGCTTCAAAAACTGATGTTCTTGCCGAGTTTGAAATTTCTAATCGGGGCATGTTGACCAAATGGGTGTCGGCTTATCGCGAAGGCGGTCCTTCAGTTTTCTATGAGAAAGCTAAAGGGCGACCGCGGAAAGATTCTCGTCCGGAAACGCTTGAGGAACGGCTTGCGTTTTTGGAGATGGAGAACGAGATTCTAAAAAAATGGGTGGCTCTAGCCCAGGAGGAAGATCGACGTCTGTCCGGTCTGTGA
- the nadB gene encoding L-aspartate oxidase, translating to MAKIVVIGSGVAGLIAAAEASRHHEVILVTKANLAESNTHYAQGGIAAVVSTDDTIAEHVADTMFAGAGMCWEPAVEVLCAEGPGRINDLVNFGVEFDRTGADFAMGLEAAHSHARILHAGGDATGAVTSNALVETVRRTATEIREYTFVADIVVDNNHVTGVQVLDADGMQFIAADAVILASGGAGQLYRHTTNPAVTTGDGVAAAFRAGAELADVEFYQFHPTALAVPGSFLISEAVRGEGAVLIDANGERFMQKIHPLAELAPRDVVARGIQRTMIEQGGQPVLLDATALGSDFLAQRFPSITKACRSYGLNWGRDPIPVTPAAHYWMGGIATDTFGRTSIPGLYAVGEVACTGAHGANRLASNSLLESIVFAHRAVRALGEQWPEDAPSVRWANAAPLAELELLEPDHTTTAQVVDRVELQTLMWDNVGLARTKSELESALTQLHSWRPADPAHRLFPDWEDANLLLLARTVTEAALAREESRGGHYRLDFPDTDPAKARPITLVRKA from the coding sequence ATGGCCAAGATTGTTGTTATCGGTAGCGGTGTCGCAGGACTGATCGCCGCAGCTGAGGCGAGCCGTCATCACGAGGTCATCCTCGTGACCAAGGCAAACCTTGCCGAAAGCAACACTCACTATGCCCAAGGCGGCATTGCTGCCGTTGTCTCCACCGATGACACCATCGCTGAACACGTCGCCGACACCATGTTTGCTGGAGCGGGCATGTGCTGGGAACCCGCTGTCGAGGTTCTCTGCGCCGAAGGACCAGGTCGTATCAACGACCTGGTGAACTTCGGTGTTGAGTTTGACCGCACGGGCGCAGATTTCGCCATGGGTTTAGAAGCAGCCCACTCCCACGCACGTATTCTGCATGCCGGTGGCGACGCCACCGGTGCTGTGACAAGTAATGCCTTAGTGGAGACGGTGCGCCGCACCGCCACCGAGATTCGGGAATACACCTTCGTCGCCGACATTGTGGTTGACAACAATCACGTCACAGGCGTTCAGGTGCTTGACGCTGACGGCATGCAATTCATTGCTGCCGATGCGGTCATATTGGCCAGTGGTGGTGCCGGTCAGCTCTATCGCCACACCACCAACCCTGCTGTCACTACCGGCGACGGCGTTGCAGCCGCGTTTCGCGCAGGTGCTGAGTTGGCAGATGTTGAGTTTTACCAATTCCACCCCACTGCACTTGCTGTTCCTGGTTCGTTTCTGATCTCTGAAGCAGTCCGTGGTGAAGGCGCTGTCTTGATCGACGCCAACGGCGAGCGCTTCATGCAGAAGATCCACCCTTTGGCAGAGTTAGCGCCTCGCGATGTCGTGGCCCGAGGCATTCAGCGCACCATGATTGAGCAGGGCGGCCAGCCTGTGCTCCTGGATGCCACTGCTCTGGGAAGTGACTTCCTAGCTCAACGCTTCCCCAGTATTACTAAGGCCTGCCGCTCTTATGGTTTGAACTGGGGACGCGACCCCATTCCTGTCACACCTGCCGCGCACTATTGGATGGGTGGCATCGCCACCGACACCTTTGGTCGCACCTCAATCCCCGGACTCTATGCCGTGGGCGAAGTTGCCTGCACGGGTGCTCATGGCGCTAACCGCTTAGCTTCGAACTCTCTGCTCGAGAGCATCGTCTTTGCCCACCGTGCTGTTCGAGCACTGGGAGAACAGTGGCCAGAAGATGCGCCCAGTGTTCGCTGGGCGAATGCAGCACCATTGGCAGAACTCGAACTTCTCGAGCCCGACCACACCACCACCGCCCAGGTCGTGGACCGTGTGGAACTGCAGACACTCATGTGGGACAACGTGGGTCTGGCTCGCACCAAATCTGAACTCGAGAGTGCACTCACTCAACTCCACTCCTGGCGTCCGGCTGACCCTGCCCACCGCCTCTTCCCCGACTGGGAAGATGCCAACCTGCTTCTCCTAGCCCGCACGGTGACCGAGGCTGCCCTGGCTCGCGAAGAATCTCGTGGTGGCCACTACCGTCTCGACTTCCCCGACACTGACCCGGCGAAAGCTCGCCCCATCACGCTGGTTCGAAAGGCGTAA
- a CDS encoding SOUL family heme-binding protein: MTEEQPYTVLKNYDGFELRHYPDYVLVQVDVTGDFMRAGNVAFGPLVSYISGNNVVGKKIAMTAPVLQETRGEETHTVSFVLPAGMSIADVPLPSNARVSTKHVAAHDAAVLKFGGGWNGDRFQENGDILQKKVHEAGLTAVGNVYYARFDPPWKPWFLKRNEVLIALAPGQV; this comes from the coding sequence ATGACCGAAGAACAGCCCTATACCGTCCTCAAGAACTACGACGGGTTTGAGCTGCGCCACTACCCGGACTACGTCCTGGTTCAGGTCGACGTCACTGGTGACTTTATGCGCGCGGGCAACGTGGCCTTTGGCCCACTCGTGAGCTACATCTCCGGCAATAACGTGGTGGGTAAGAAGATCGCCATGACAGCGCCGGTATTACAAGAAACCCGTGGTGAAGAAACTCACACCGTTTCCTTTGTCCTTCCTGCCGGTATGAGTATTGCGGATGTTCCCTTACCTTCCAATGCTCGCGTCTCTACCAAGCACGTGGCAGCCCACGACGCAGCGGTGTTGAAGTTTGGTGGTGGCTGGAACGGTGACCGTTTCCAAGAAAACGGAGACATTCTTCAAAAGAAAGTCCACGAAGCAGGCCTCACCGCGGTGGGCAATGTCTACTACGCCCGCTTTGATCCACCGTGGAAACCATGGTTCCTCAAGCGCAATGAAGTTCTCATTGCCCTTGCTCCTGGGCAGGTTTAA
- a CDS encoding MATE family efflux transporter: MSTPVAATPGREIANIAIPVSLEFVFILLLNFINQIVVGALGAVAVASVGLVNSLNLIPTFTLGALGASAAILVARAYGAKREKELNTVVSSALIVGFVISCLVAIPLVFFPAEILRACGASDDVLKEGPIYMSVLSLSLPFAVLAEIFSGILRSADHARSPMVATIITTVLNTPIAIILVFGWFGIPAMGIVGAAWATLIICIIKAAVMAYQTYGLYRIAGWETPGNWVSWKLVLVPLFVLGIPLALTTIFWTSGNFIYNIIAQQISNDALAVLQIFGSLEAVFFVASLGLMSAVTALAGRAVGAGDGALAQAWIAKIKRVGVYTGIAFGVLFAGSAFAVPTLFPKVGPAVLIPVTFAILLNATIQFVKVRIALLGAAILPSGDDVKGVVIGDFIAPFLVGVPITIALAFFTPLGIYGLFIGRTIEEFFKVFFFSWRERRIQWQAVADKHFKPEELPDDPTTGIIHVP, translated from the coding sequence ATGTCGACACCAGTAGCAGCTACTCCAGGACGGGAAATCGCGAATATCGCGATTCCGGTCAGCCTGGAGTTTGTCTTCATCCTGCTACTGAACTTCATCAACCAGATTGTGGTGGGAGCACTCGGTGCCGTTGCAGTTGCCTCTGTCGGCTTGGTCAACAGCCTGAATCTGATTCCCACCTTCACCTTGGGCGCTCTCGGTGCTAGCGCTGCCATCTTGGTTGCACGTGCGTATGGCGCCAAGCGCGAGAAAGAACTCAACACTGTTGTGTCCTCGGCGCTGATTGTGGGATTTGTTATTTCCTGCCTCGTTGCGATTCCGTTGGTGTTCTTCCCCGCGGAGATTCTCCGGGCTTGTGGCGCATCTGACGATGTGCTCAAAGAAGGCCCCATCTATATGTCAGTGCTCTCGTTGAGTCTGCCTTTTGCCGTGCTGGCTGAAATCTTCAGCGGCATTCTGCGCTCGGCAGACCATGCCCGCTCCCCCATGGTGGCGACCATCATCACCACGGTGCTCAACACCCCCATCGCCATCATCTTGGTGTTTGGATGGTTTGGCATTCCTGCGATGGGGATCGTGGGCGCAGCCTGGGCAACGCTCATTATTTGCATCATCAAAGCCGCCGTGATGGCCTACCAAACCTACGGTCTTTATCGCATTGCTGGATGGGAAACCCCGGGCAACTGGGTCAGCTGGAAGCTGGTCTTGGTTCCCCTGTTTGTGTTGGGTATACCCCTGGCCCTCACCACGATTTTCTGGACCTCGGGCAACTTCATTTACAACATCATTGCCCAGCAAATCAGCAACGATGCCTTAGCCGTTCTGCAGATCTTTGGCTCCCTGGAAGCGGTCTTCTTTGTGGCTAGCTTGGGCCTGATGAGCGCGGTCACCGCACTGGCAGGCCGTGCGGTGGGAGCCGGTGACGGCGCCCTGGCTCAGGCCTGGATTGCCAAGATCAAGCGGGTTGGCGTTTATACCGGCATCGCGTTTGGTGTTCTCTTTGCGGGCAGTGCCTTTGCTGTGCCCACACTCTTTCCCAAAGTTGGCCCCGCAGTTCTCATCCCGGTCACCTTTGCCATCCTGCTCAATGCCACCATTCAGTTCGTCAAGGTGCGCATTGCCCTATTAGGTGCCGCTATTCTCCCCAGCGGAGATGACGTCAAGGGCGTTGTGATTGGCGACTTCATTGCACCGTTCTTGGTGGGCGTACCCATCACTATTGCCTTAGCCTTCTTCACTCCCCTGGGCATCTATGGCCTTTTCATTGGCCGAACCATTGAAGAGTTCTTCAAAGTGTTCTTCTTTAGCTGGAGAGAACGCCGCATTCAGTGGCAAGCAGTCGCTGACAAGCACTTCAAACCGGAAGAACTTCCGGATGACCCCACCACGGGGATCATTCATGTTCCCTAG
- the nadC gene encoding carboxylating nicotinate-nucleotide diphosphorylase, producing the protein MLDQETIDRVVAEALHEDAPTGDITSLLAITEDATATAVLAAREPGTFSGAEVFEAAFRLTDPRIQVELLKKDGDRFVPGDELARVSGPARGILTAERIGLNFTQRMSGIATLTAVYVDAIKGTGATILDTRKTTPNLRAFERHAVVCGGGTNHRLNLSTAFMAKDNHLAVLLAGGKDLTTELQRVKSELPAGVKFEVEVDRLDQIEPVIAGGVDIIMLDNFSLEDLKTGVDQVAGRAVVEASGGVNLNTVRAIAETGVDVISVGALTHSARALDLGLDVTIDA; encoded by the coding sequence ATGTTGGATCAAGAAACCATCGACCGGGTTGTTGCTGAGGCCCTGCACGAAGATGCCCCCACTGGGGACATCACTTCTCTGCTGGCCATCACCGAGGATGCCACCGCAACCGCCGTGCTGGCTGCGCGTGAACCAGGTACGTTCTCTGGTGCCGAGGTCTTTGAAGCAGCCTTCCGTCTAACCGATCCTCGTATTCAGGTGGAACTCCTCAAGAAAGATGGAGACCGCTTTGTTCCAGGGGACGAGCTAGCTCGTGTTTCTGGTCCTGCCCGAGGCATTCTCACGGCAGAACGCATTGGGTTGAACTTCACCCAGCGCATGAGTGGCATTGCAACCTTGACGGCGGTCTATGTGGACGCCATTAAGGGAACCGGTGCCACCATCTTGGATACCCGCAAGACCACCCCCAACCTGCGCGCATTTGAACGTCACGCGGTTGTGTGCGGTGGCGGAACAAACCATCGCCTCAACCTCTCCACCGCTTTCATGGCCAAGGACAACCACTTGGCTGTGTTGTTGGCAGGTGGCAAGGATCTCACCACGGAACTTCAGCGCGTGAAGAGTGAACTTCCTGCAGGCGTGAAGTTTGAGGTGGAAGTGGACCGCCTGGACCAGATTGAACCCGTCATTGCCGGTGGCGTGGACATCATCATGCTCGATAACTTCTCATTGGAAGACCTCAAGACCGGTGTTGACCAGGTTGCGGGCCGTGCCGTGGTCGAAGCAAGTGGTGGCGTGAACCTGAACACCGTGCGTGCCATTGCGGAGACCGGCGTGGACGTGATCTCTGTTGGTGCACTGACACACTCAGCCCGCGCCCTCGACCTTGGCCTCGACGTCACGATTGATGCCTAA
- a CDS encoding APC family permease encodes MSTTDLTGQKGLKTGALGLVSSVVVGMASTAPAYSLAAALGFIVLGGETLVGFQAPGIILLAFVPMFFISVAYKELNRVEPDCGTVFTWAARAFGTRTGWMGGWALIAADIIVMANLAQIAGSYSFTFVGEVFNNPEIGAISGDVFWSTFAGLIWIFLMTWIAYRGVEISAKLQYWLLAIEVIILIAFASVALFRVFSGNGIAESSIPELSWFNPFTLPFETAIAPAVLTALFIYWGWDTAVAINEETSNPEKTPGNAAVISTLLLVVTYLLVTVGAVAFAGVGETGIGLGNPDNAGDIFAAVGPTLFGDSILGHIMMLLLAASILTSAAASTQTTILPTARGALSMAAYKALPSHFTKMHPKFLTPTWATWGMGIISAAFYLIFTLVSPDLLVALIGALGLLIAVYYGLTGFAATWFFRKTLFMSTRNFFMRGLIPFLGGTTMAIVFVYGLQQFLLPDWLVDANGNNVTIFGAGAVGVVGLMSIALGAFLMIWWNVVNSEYFKGKTLEKRAHTAD; translated from the coding sequence ATGTCAACTACTGACCTCACCGGACAAAAAGGACTCAAGACAGGAGCATTGGGACTCGTCTCCAGTGTTGTTGTCGGAATGGCCTCCACGGCGCCGGCATATAGCCTGGCAGCTGCCCTCGGCTTCATTGTCTTAGGTGGTGAAACCCTTGTTGGGTTCCAAGCACCGGGCATCATCTTGCTGGCATTCGTGCCCATGTTCTTTATTTCTGTTGCTTACAAAGAGCTCAACCGCGTAGAGCCGGACTGCGGCACGGTGTTTACCTGGGCAGCACGTGCCTTTGGCACCCGCACCGGCTGGATGGGTGGTTGGGCATTAATCGCCGCCGACATCATCGTGATGGCCAACCTGGCACAAATTGCCGGTTCCTACTCCTTCACCTTCGTGGGAGAAGTCTTTAATAACCCGGAGATTGGCGCCATCTCAGGAGACGTCTTCTGGTCAACCTTTGCCGGTTTGATCTGGATCTTCCTGATGACTTGGATTGCGTATCGAGGCGTGGAGATCTCCGCCAAGCTCCAGTACTGGCTACTCGCTATTGAAGTAATCATCCTGATTGCCTTCGCCAGTGTTGCCCTGTTCCGTGTCTTTAGCGGAAACGGTATTGCAGAGTCCAGCATCCCTGAACTGAGCTGGTTCAACCCCTTCACTCTTCCCTTTGAAACCGCTATTGCTCCTGCTGTGCTGACCGCCCTGTTTATCTACTGGGGCTGGGACACCGCTGTGGCCATCAACGAAGAAACCTCAAACCCTGAAAAGACTCCCGGTAATGCTGCAGTCATTAGCACCCTGCTCTTGGTTGTGACCTACCTCTTGGTCACTGTGGGCGCCGTTGCATTCGCAGGTGTTGGTGAAACCGGTATTGGTTTGGGCAACCCTGACAACGCCGGCGATATCTTCGCCGCGGTGGGACCAACCCTGTTCGGTGACAGCATTCTCGGTCACATTATGATGCTGCTGTTGGCCGCATCGATTCTGACCTCGGCAGCTGCCTCGACTCAGACCACCATCTTGCCCACCGCTCGCGGTGCACTTTCGATGGCGGCCTACAAGGCCCTTCCCTCGCACTTCACAAAGATGCACCCCAAGTTCCTCACGCCCACCTGGGCAACCTGGGGCATGGGCATCATCTCGGCCGCGTTCTATCTCATCTTCACTTTGGTGAGCCCAGATCTGCTGGTTGCGTTGATTGGTGCACTGGGTCTGCTCATTGCCGTCTACTACGGACTTACCGGATTCGCTGCAACCTGGTTCTTCCGCAAGACCCTTTTTATGAGCACTCGAAACTTCTTCATGCGGGGCCTGATTCCTTTCCTCGGTGGCACAACGATGGCTATCGTCTTTGTCTATGGCCTGCAGCAGTTCCTGCTGCCGGACTGGCTGGTTGACGCCAACGGCAACAACGTCACCATCTTTGGTGCCGGCGCTGTCGGCGTAGTTGGTCTGATGTCTATCGCTTTAGGAGCATTCCTGATGATCTGGTGGAACGTGGTCAACAGTGAGTATTTCAAGGGCAAGACCCTTGAAAAGCGCGCTCATACCGCCGATTAA
- a CDS encoding NUDIX hydrolase, with protein MSTAESQVSLAVSTVIFALRPSASGEPELVLPLVRRIREPYEGQWALPGGPLNSNEDLAEAASRTLLETTALEPRYLEQLYAFGQLDRSPDDRVVSIVYWALVAGDEADRAIQSENVQWFTADNLPELAFDHNLIVDYALWRLRTKLEYSRIAHGFLGETFTLAQLREVYEVVLRKPVDPGNFRRMVEASGTVVATGERLAGTPHRPPQLYRYNTSIDLTDQGPLSRLSAPRTPASTRGDNS; from the coding sequence ATGTCAACAGCTGAGAGCCAGGTCTCGCTCGCCGTATCCACGGTGATCTTTGCGTTGCGCCCTTCAGCCTCTGGCGAGCCGGAACTGGTTCTCCCCCTGGTTCGTCGAATCCGCGAACCCTATGAGGGGCAGTGGGCGCTGCCCGGTGGTCCATTGAACTCCAACGAAGACTTGGCCGAAGCTGCCTCTCGCACTCTGCTCGAGACCACCGCCCTGGAGCCTCGCTATCTCGAGCAGCTCTACGCTTTCGGTCAGCTCGACCGCTCCCCCGATGACCGCGTGGTCTCGATTGTCTACTGGGCACTGGTTGCTGGTGATGAAGCAGACCGCGCTATCCAGAGTGAGAACGTGCAGTGGTTCACTGCAGATAATCTGCCCGAGCTCGCCTTTGATCACAACCTCATCGTGGACTACGCGCTGTGGCGATTGCGCACCAAGCTCGAATACTCCCGCATTGCACACGGCTTCTTGGGTGAAACCTTCACCTTGGCTCAGCTGCGTGAGGTCTATGAAGTCGTTCTTCGCAAGCCGGTTGACCCCGGCAACTTCCGCCGCATGGTGGAAGCCTCTGGCACCGTGGTCGCCACCGGCGAGCGCCTCGCGGGCACACCACACCGCCCACCCCAGCTCTATCGCTACAACACCTCCATTGACCTCACGGACCAAGGTCCGCTCTCACGCCTGAGTGCACCCCGCACTCCGGCCTCCACCCGAGGAGATAACTCATGA
- a CDS encoding cysteine desulfurase family protein, which translates to MIYLDNAATTPVVPAALEAAWPWLTAVFGNPSSTHELGLRAKTALESARSRIANWLDCPASDLVFTSGGTEGDNLAITGLALANPRGKQIVSAKTEHEAVLETLDYLERVHGFEITWLNVDHQGNIDLAELGKALRSDTTLVTLMLANNEIGTTHPLPQIIQATHAVGALVHTDAVQAAGWFDLRVGKNGSVVAGVDALTISGHKLGAPKGSGVTYIRGRLVVEPLLHGGGQEFGRRSGTENVAWAVALATAVDGLPEFSTESARVSALRDEFITQVLSSIPEAQLTGNPTERHPAIASFTFAGLNGETLLLELEQRGVIVSSGSACAAGSDDPSHVLIASGIDPDVAQTSVRFSLSHSTTAEELSTAAAALADAVSIVSGLAN; encoded by the coding sequence ATGATTTATCTCGACAACGCCGCAACCACTCCCGTGGTTCCTGCAGCGTTGGAAGCAGCATGGCCCTGGCTTACGGCAGTGTTTGGTAATCCTTCGAGCACGCATGAGCTGGGTTTACGTGCCAAGACAGCTTTGGAAAGTGCGCGCTCACGCATAGCTAATTGGCTGGACTGCCCCGCCAGTGACCTCGTCTTCACTTCCGGTGGCACCGAAGGTGACAACCTCGCCATTACTGGCCTGGCACTGGCTAACCCTCGGGGTAAACAGATCGTTTCTGCAAAGACCGAACACGAAGCTGTTCTTGAAACACTGGATTACCTCGAGCGCGTGCATGGCTTTGAGATTACGTGGCTGAACGTGGACCACCAGGGAAACATCGACCTGGCTGAGCTGGGAAAGGCACTGCGCTCCGACACCACCCTCGTCACACTCATGCTGGCTAACAACGAGATCGGCACCACACATCCGCTTCCCCAGATCATCCAAGCAACACATGCCGTGGGTGCTCTCGTGCACACCGATGCCGTGCAAGCAGCTGGATGGTTCGATCTGCGCGTGGGCAAGAACGGCTCAGTCGTTGCCGGTGTTGATGCACTGACAATCTCAGGTCACAAGCTCGGCGCCCCCAAAGGTTCTGGCGTGACCTACATTCGAGGACGCCTGGTCGTGGAGCCGTTGCTCCACGGGGGCGGCCAAGAATTCGGTCGACGTTCCGGAACAGAGAACGTGGCCTGGGCTGTTGCTCTCGCCACTGCCGTTGACGGCCTGCCCGAGTTTTCGACTGAATCCGCTCGTGTGAGTGCACTCCGTGATGAGTTCATTACTCAGGTGCTCAGCTCAATCCCCGAAGCACAACTCACCGGGAACCCCACCGAACGTCACCCCGCCATTGCGAGCTTCACTTTCGCCGGGCTCAATGGAGAAACCCTGCTGTTAGAACTCGAACAGCGCGGAGTGATTGTCTCGAGTGGTTCTGCCTGTGCTGCAGGCAGTGATGATCCTTCACACGTTCTCATTGCCAGCGGCATTGACCCTGACGTGGCACAAACCTCGGTGCGCTTCAGCTTGAGCCACAGCACCACTGCTGAAGAACTCAGTACTGCAGCAGCAGCCCTAGCTGACGCTGTTTCCATCGTCAGCGGATTGGCGAATTAA
- a CDS encoding SRPBCC family protein, with product MPKPYSLQVSEDINAPIDTVFDVLNDLNQLEAWSPFSAMDPSLVSTISTPASGVGSVYSWKGKRIGSGSMTMTVCTKPYKIAFDMDFNGKDKALSEYLITETDGVTTVTWFLGGERGFGGQLMNALFKFDKMMAKNFADGLGSLKKLIEAQGK from the coding sequence ATGCCTAAGCCTTATAGCCTCCAAGTTTCCGAAGACATCAACGCTCCTATCGACACTGTCTTCGATGTTCTCAACGACCTCAACCAGCTTGAAGCATGGTCTCCATTTAGTGCCATGGACCCCAGCCTGGTCAGCACCATCTCCACCCCAGCATCTGGTGTGGGCTCGGTGTATTCCTGGAAGGGCAAGCGCATTGGCTCAGGTTCGATGACCATGACCGTGTGCACCAAGCCCTACAAGATCGCCTTCGACATGGACTTCAACGGCAAGGACAAGGCACTCAGTGAATACCTCATCACCGAAACTGACGGCGTCACCACGGTGACCTGGTTCCTTGGTGGCGAGCGCGGCTTTGGCGGTCAGCTGATGAACGCATTGTTCAAGTTCGACAAGATGATGGCCAAGAACTTCGCGGATGGTCTCGGCTCACTCAAGAAGCTCATCGAAGCTCAGGGTAAGTAA